From one Triticum aestivum cultivar Chinese Spring chromosome 4B, IWGSC CS RefSeq v2.1, whole genome shotgun sequence genomic stretch:
- the LOC123094811 gene encoding probable serine/threonine-protein kinase PBL15 — MPRPWRPVLASATKCCSSEDALVAGNELTRCRPARSEFSRRLASFRRLSSMTNSPATPMDGKDHEAAAEMGVGPMQLHSFSLNELRGVTHDFSSGYLLGEGGFGTVHKGFVDAGMRPGLEPQAVAVKQLDIAGHQGHREWLAEVIFLGQFRDQHLVKLLGYCCEDEERLLVYEFMPRGSLENHLFKRISATLPWGTRLKVAIGAAKGLAFLHGAKQPVIYRDFKASNILLDSEFTAKLSDFGLAKMGPEGEDTHVTTRVMGTHGYAAPEYLQTGHLTMKSDVYSFGVVLLELLTGRRAMEHVHSRSAHAEQTIKLVEWTRPYLASSRRLRCIMDPKLAGHYSVKGARAVAHLAVQCTSAQPRDRPSMATVVEALERLEGLKDMAVSIGLWPTAPVAGRSALSAKFRAEMKGAGSGSGAVLRRRSASAKLL; from the exons ATGCCGAGGCCATGGAGACCGGTGCTGGCGTCGGCAACCAAGTGCTGCAGCTCCGAGGACGCCTTGGTGGCCGGGAACGAGCTCACGCGCTGCCGCCCGGCACGCTCCGAGTTCTCGCGCCGTCTCGCCTCCTTCCGCCgcctttcctccatgaccaacagCCCCGCCACGCCCATGGACGGCAAGGACCACGAGGCCGCGGCGGAGATGGGCGTGGGCCCCATGCAGCTGCACTCCTTCAGCCTCAACGAACTCCGCGGCGTCACGCATGACTTCTCCAGCGGCTACCTACTCGGGGAGGGCGGATTCGGCACCGTCCACAAGGGCTTCGTTGACGCCGGCATGCGACCCGGCCTTGAGCCCCAGGCAGTCGCCGTCAAGCAGCTCGACATCGCCGGCCACCAGGGCCACAGGGAGTGGCTG GCCGAGGTGATCTTCCTTGGGCAGTTCCGGGACCAGCACCTGGTGAAGCTACTTGGGTACTGCTGCGAGGACGAGGAGCGCCTCCTCGTCTATGAGTTCATGCCGCGCGGCAGCCTCGAGAACCACCTATTCAAAAGGATATCCGCGACGCTACCGTGGGGCACCAGGCTCAAGGTCGCCATCGGCGCCGCCAAGGGTCTCGCCTTCCTCCATGGCGCCAAACAGCCCGTCATCTACCGGGATTTCAAGGCATCCAACATCCTCCTCGACTCG GAATTCACGGCGAAGTTGTCAGACTTCGGACTGGCCAAGATGGGTCCCGAGGGAGAGGACACGCACGTCACCACCCGCGTGATGGGCACCCACGGCTATGCGGCGCCCGAGTACTTGCAGACAGGCCACCTCACGATGAAgagcgacgtgtacagcttcggtGTGGTGCTGCTGGAGCTCCTCACGGGCCGCCGGGCCATGGAGCACGTCCACAGCCGGAGCGCGCACGCTGAGCAGACCATCAAGCTCGTGGAGTGGACCCGGCCCTACCTCGCCAGCAGCCGCCGCCTCCGCTGCATCATGGACCCTAAGCTGGCGGGGCACTACTCCGTCAAGGGCGCACGCGCGGTGGCGCACCTCGCAGTGCAGTGCACCAGCGCGCAGCCCCGGGACAGGCCAAGCATGGCCACCGTGGTCGAGGCACTCGAGCGGCTGGAGGGGCTCAAGGACATGGCTGTCAGCATAGGGCTCTGGCCCACCGCGCCCGTGGCCGGGAGGAGCGCGCTCTCCGCCAAATTTCGAGCCGAGATGAAGGGtgccggcagcggcagcggcgccgTCTTGAGGCGCAGAAGCGCGTCCGCCAAGCTGTTGTGA